A genomic segment from Ptychodera flava strain L36383 chromosome 8, AS_Pfla_20210202, whole genome shotgun sequence encodes:
- the LOC139138599 gene encoding cytochrome c oxidase assembly factor 7-like, producing MFAVDFKDEEQVKEYLENLHIEYMYACHQEKSPEGCVRLGDYYSGIKKNFKDAADAYKSACEELDSPDGCFKLGTCYMVGRGVEESKEECYKYFTKACDLNNLGACHNLGMIHGTGLANIKKKREVEKATEFFKKACDQNYPQSCFMLSAVFLQGLGTVKKDMEQARIYSEKACNLDHMYACANVSRIYHLGDGVPKNQSLAEKYMAKAKQLHKDLSEERKQLKFGE from the exons ATGTTCGCCGTCGATTTTAAGGACGAAGAGCAAGTAAAGGAGTATCTTGAAAATCTACACATAGAATATATGTACGCATGTCACCAAGAAAAGAGTCCAGAAG GCTGCGTTCGATTAGGTGATTACTATTCAGGAATCAAGAAAAACTTCAAAGATGCAGCTGATGCGTACAAGAGTGCATGTGAAGAACTTGACAGCCCAGATGGATGTTTCAAGCTAGGAACTTGTTACATGGTTGGCAGAG GTGTTGAAGAGAGCAAAGAAGAATGTtataaatactttacaaaagcTTGTGATCTGAACAACCTAGGTGCTTGTCACAATCTTGGAATGATTCATGGTACAGGACTGGCAAACATAAAGAAGAAGAGAGAAGTTGAAAAGGCAACAGAGTTCTTCAAAAAGGCTTGTGATCAAAACTATCCTCAGAGTTGCTTTATGCTCAGTGCGGTTTTCCTTCAAGGTCTGGGAACAGTCAAGAAGGACATGGAGCAGGCTAGGATTTACTCCGAGAAGGCTTGTAATCTTGATCACATGTACGCCTGTGCCAATGTCAGTCGGATTTATCATCTTGGGGATGGTGTTCCAAAAAACCAAAGCCTTGCAGAAAAGTATATGGCAAAAGCCAAACAGCTTCACAAAGACTTGAGTGAAGAGAGAAAGCAGCTGAAATTTGGAGAATAG
- the LOC139138594 gene encoding UV excision repair protein RAD23 homolog B-like, which produces MLITLKTLQQQTFQVEIDPSQTVKDLKIKVEETKGAESFPAAGQKLIYAGKILADEKLISEYNISEGNFVVVMITKPKPAPKVEPPAESKPAETAATTPAPTPQTTTDKPKEEKKEEEEKKKEEKEEKKEEAPKTTSTEASTESGTTTTAEAATSGSTLSTAESTLLTGTAYESVVTELMSMGYPRDQVVRALRAAFNNPDRAVDYLLSGIPESALAEVDVGGQEEQAPAQQPAPAAAAPTTAVTTPSTTAATTTSTTAATTSPTTTPASGGGQLAGEDPLAFLQQQPQFQHMRQVIQRNPSLLPALLQQLGQSNPQLLQLINQNQQRFISMMNDPNYSESAPSEQGSGGTVGGLPGGQGVTAGGPGGPGTSFIQVTQQEKEAIERLKALGFPEGLVIQAYFACEKNENLAANFLLQSGFDDD; this is translated from the exons ATGCTTATCACGCTAAAGACCCTCCAGCAGCAAACGTTTCAAGTAGAAATTGACCCTAGTCAAACG GTGAAGGACTTGAAAATTAAAGTCGAAGAAACGAAAGGAGCGGAATCGTTTCCTGCAGCTGGCCAGAAGTTAATTTATGCAG GGAAAATTTTAGCAGATGAAAAACTCATTAGTGAATACAATATTAGTGAAGGCAATTTTGTGGTTGTTATGATTACAAAG CCAAAGCCTGCTCCAAAAGTAGAACCTCCAGCGGAAAGTAAACCAGCAGAAACAGCAGCCACTACCCCGGCACCCACTCCCCAAACAACTACAGATAAAccaaaagaagaaaagaaagaggAGGAggaaaagaagaaagaagaaaaggaaGAGAAGAAAGAAGAGGCACCCAAAACAACCAG TACTGAGGCAAGCACGGAGTCGGGTACGACTACGACAGCAGAAGCGGCGACTAGTGGATCCACGCTATCTACGGCAGAATCCACGTTACTCACTGGTACTGCCTATGAGAGTGTAGTCACAGAACTGATGAGCATGGGTTACCCAAGGGATCAAGTCGTGCGTGCCCTTAGAGCTGCGTTTAACAACCCGGACAGAGCTGTAGATTATTTACTCAGT GGCATACCCGAGAGTGCCCTGGCAGAAGTAGATGTTGGCGGACAGGAGGAACAAGCACCTGCTCAACAGCCAGCACCTGCTGCTGCAGCCCCAACTACAGCTGTCACTACCCCATCAACGACCGCCGCCACCACCACCAGCACCACGGCAGCAACAACATCACCTACAACAACACCGGCATCAGGGGGTGGTCAGCTAG CGGGGGAAGATCCGTTAGCTTTTCTTCAGCAGCAACCCCAGTTTCAACATATGAGGCAAGTCATTCAACGGAATCCATCGCTATTGCCAGCATTATTACAACAATTAGGTCAGAGCAATCCACAACTCTTACAG ctgATTAATCAAAACCAGCAGCGGTTTATCTCCATGATGAATGACCCCAACTACAGTGAGTCAGCTCCATCAGAACAGGGCAGTGGTGGTACAGTCGGTGGTTTGCCCGGTGGTCAGGGTGTCACCGCTGGTGGTCCTGGTGGTCCAGGTACAAGTTTCATACAAGTTACACAGCAAGAAAAAGAAGCAATTGAAAGA TTGAAAGCATTGGGATTTCCCGAGGGCCTAGTTATTCAAGCATATTTTGCATGTGAAAAGAATGAGAATTTAGCAGCAAATTTCCTGTTACAGAGCGGTTTTGATGACGACTAG